Proteins encoded in a region of the Streptomyces sp. NBC_01471 genome:
- a CDS encoding flavin reductase family protein, with amino-acid sequence MAVAAVRYLRSVGAPTATGPVDPLPRPDLRAVADDERMPVDPGEFRRVLGHFASGVTVITAHDDEGPAGFACQSFASLSLDPPLVAFMVARTSTTWPRIARAGAFCVNILGADQGALCRAFAVSGADKFAGVAHEPAPATGAPLLTGVPAWIDCRIHAVHTGGDHLIVVGRVETLGGAAEGEPLLFHRGAFGRFTT; translated from the coding sequence ATGGCGGTTGCCGCCGTCCGATACCTCAGGTCTGTAGGCGCCCCGACGGCCACCGGGCCGGTCGACCCACTCCCGCGCCCGGACCTGCGGGCGGTGGCCGACGATGAGCGGATGCCCGTCGATCCGGGTGAATTCCGCCGCGTGCTGGGCCACTTCGCCAGCGGCGTCACCGTCATCACCGCGCACGACGACGAGGGCCCGGCCGGCTTCGCCTGCCAGTCCTTCGCGTCACTCTCGCTGGACCCGCCGCTGGTCGCGTTCATGGTGGCCCGTACGTCGACGACCTGGCCGCGCATCGCCCGCGCCGGGGCCTTCTGCGTCAACATCCTCGGCGCGGACCAGGGCGCACTGTGCCGCGCCTTCGCGGTCAGCGGCGCGGACAAGTTCGCGGGGGTGGCCCACGAACCGGCCCCCGCGACGGGCGCGCCGCTGCTCACCGGCGTACCGGCGTGGATCGACTGCCGCATCCATGCCGTGCACACCGGAGGCGATCACCTGATCGTGGTGGGGCGGGTCGAGACCCTGGGCGGTGCGGCCGAGGGTGAACCGCTGCTCTTCCACCGGGGAGCGTTCGGCCGTTTCACGACCTGA
- a CDS encoding MarR family transcriptional regulator produces MTHTARRMFELLEPICLVTYFADECNEELAALGHRTYWEGYFASRAAPLGRVPAQVVHAAFYSFADGEAARHIPSAWETIPPEASVAARERGSAASVRRILGDGMAGSPGLLRAADLTTRAATNAPTEGRVMYAGMRALPVPGDPVARLWHSATMLREHRGDGHVAALVGARIGGTEAHVLDALARGIHPPESFGRLHHLPKERLAAVMAGLRERGLVDADGRFTDAGRETKQRIEALTDELAAPPYEALSPAELDELTAELEPITARLVAGTRPRR; encoded by the coding sequence ATGACACACACTGCCCGCCGCATGTTCGAGCTCCTGGAGCCGATCTGCCTGGTCACCTACTTCGCCGACGAGTGCAACGAGGAGCTGGCCGCGCTCGGCCACCGCACCTACTGGGAGGGCTACTTCGCCAGCCGCGCCGCGCCGCTGGGGCGGGTGCCCGCGCAGGTCGTGCACGCGGCCTTCTACAGCTTCGCCGACGGGGAGGCCGCGCGGCACATCCCGAGCGCGTGGGAGACGATCCCGCCCGAGGCGTCCGTCGCCGCGCGGGAGCGGGGCAGCGCGGCCTCCGTGCGGCGGATCCTCGGCGACGGGATGGCTGGCTCCCCGGGCCTGCTGCGCGCCGCCGACCTGACCACCAGGGCTGCGACGAACGCGCCCACGGAAGGCCGGGTGATGTACGCGGGGATGCGCGCCCTTCCGGTGCCGGGCGACCCGGTCGCCCGGCTGTGGCATTCCGCGACCATGCTGCGCGAGCACCGCGGTGACGGGCACGTCGCCGCTCTTGTCGGCGCGCGCATCGGCGGCACGGAGGCCCATGTGCTCGACGCGCTGGCGCGGGGCATCCACCCGCCGGAGTCGTTCGGGCGCCTCCATCACCTGCCGAAGGAGCGGCTGGCCGCGGTCATGGCCGGCTTGCGCGAGCGCGGGCTCGTCGACGCCGACGGCCGGTTCACCGACGCCGGCCGCGAGACCAAGCAACGCATCGAGGCCCTTACCGACGAGCTCGCCGCCCCGCCGTACGAGGCGCTGTCCCCTGCCGAGCTCGACGAACTTACCGCCGAGCTCGAACCCATCACCGCGAGGCTGGTGGCCGGGACCCGGCCCAGGCGGTGA
- a CDS encoding enoyl-CoA hydratase-related protein — protein sequence MPPPPEEEAILHTTADGVSTITLNRPAAMNALTWDQRERVIGLLATASADPGTRAVVLTATGRGFCAGADLRGGGPQAPAERVTGDVARTIRLGAQRLVAAVLDCEKPVIAAVNGTAAGLGAQLALACDLVLAAESARFIEVFARRGLVPDGGGAYLLPRLIGPHRAKELMFFGDALPAADAERIGLVNRVVPDADLLKTANDWAARLAQGPTRALALTKQLVNASLESDRSTAFAAEAAAQEINMTTADANEGVAAFVERRTPRYRGR from the coding sequence ATGCCCCCTCCCCCCGAGGAAGAAGCGATCCTCCACACCACGGCCGACGGCGTCTCCACGATCACCCTCAACCGCCCGGCCGCGATGAACGCCCTCACCTGGGACCAGCGCGAGCGCGTCATCGGCCTCCTGGCCACCGCGTCCGCCGACCCCGGCACCCGCGCGGTCGTCCTCACCGCCACCGGCCGGGGCTTCTGCGCGGGCGCCGACCTCCGGGGCGGCGGCCCGCAGGCGCCGGCCGAACGCGTCACCGGCGATGTGGCCCGCACGATCCGGCTCGGCGCGCAGCGCCTCGTCGCGGCCGTCCTCGACTGCGAGAAGCCCGTGATCGCGGCGGTCAACGGCACCGCGGCCGGCCTGGGCGCACAGCTCGCCCTCGCCTGCGATCTCGTGCTGGCCGCCGAGTCGGCCAGGTTCATCGAGGTCTTCGCCCGCCGCGGACTGGTCCCCGACGGCGGCGGCGCGTATCTGCTTCCCCGCCTGATCGGCCCGCACCGGGCCAAGGAGCTGATGTTCTTCGGCGACGCGCTCCCCGCGGCGGACGCCGAACGCATCGGCCTGGTCAACCGGGTGGTCCCGGACGCGGACCTGCTGAAGACGGCGAACGACTGGGCGGCCCGCCTGGCCCAGGGCCCCACCCGGGCCCTGGCCCTCACCAAGCAACTGGTGAACGCCTCACTGGAATCGGACCGCAGCACGGCCTTCGCGGCCGAGGCGGCGGCCCAGGAAATCAACATGACGACGGCCGACGCGAACGAGGGCGTAGCGGCCTTCGTCGAACGCCGGACACCGCGGTACCGGGGGCGGTAG
- a CDS encoding acetate--CoA ligase family protein — MLGSTHGTLTTDFHARVVACGEQPPVAVHGTAAAEGDLDVSGRPVYSSVPDLDRFFRPGSVAVIGASDAEGRPNTGITRQLIAWSERVGATLHPVHPTRTAVFGLPCSPSVADLPEPVDLAVLLVADPLPLIPQLADAKVKFAVAFASGFAETGEQGADAQTRLTAAVERSGLRMLGPNTNLNAFEKFRDDLDGPAVALITQSGHQGRPVFAMQELGIRLSHWAPTGNEADLETSDFISYFAERPEVGAIACYVEGLKDGRSFLLAADRAARAGVPVVAVKVGRTETGARSAASHTGKLTGADQVVDAAMRQYGVIRVNGLDELQDTSALLARARKPQAEGVVVYSISGGTGAHFADLATAAGIGLPVLSAAKQAELHTWIPEYLNVTNPVDNGGHPVGDWRGRKIIDAILADPDVGVLICPITGPFPPMSDKLAQDLVDAAEATDKLVCVVWGSPVGTEEAYRTTLLGSSRVATFRTFGNCVTAVKAYLDHHRFTTGYRSPFDEAPRTPSPSYRKAQALMRPHQQLSEHAAKQLLRAYGIRVPREQLVTSAAAAVRAAGQVGYPVVMKASGAQLGHKTELGLVKVGLTSASQVRDAYRELTDIARYESVDLDGILVCQMVDRGVEMVVGVTTDALFGPTVTVGLGGVLVELLDDTAVRVPPFGEDQARAMLAELRGHALLEGGVRGAPPADVDALVEVVLRIQRMALELGDQLAELDVNPLMVLGRGQGAVALDALAVCR, encoded by the coding sequence ATGCTTGGATCGACTCACGGCACCCTCACCACCGACTTCCATGCGCGCGTGGTGGCCTGCGGGGAGCAGCCACCCGTCGCCGTCCACGGCACGGCGGCGGCGGAAGGCGACCTGGACGTCAGCGGACGCCCGGTGTACTCCTCCGTACCGGACCTCGACCGGTTCTTCCGGCCCGGCTCGGTGGCCGTCATCGGCGCGTCCGACGCCGAGGGCCGGCCGAACACCGGGATCACCCGCCAGCTGATCGCCTGGTCGGAGCGGGTCGGAGCGACACTGCACCCGGTGCATCCGACCCGTACGGCCGTCTTCGGCCTCCCCTGCTCCCCCTCCGTGGCCGACCTGCCGGAACCAGTCGACCTCGCCGTACTCCTGGTCGCCGATCCCCTGCCGCTCATCCCCCAACTGGCAGACGCGAAAGTGAAGTTCGCGGTCGCCTTCGCCTCCGGCTTCGCCGAGACGGGCGAGCAGGGCGCCGACGCCCAGACCCGGCTGACGGCGGCGGTCGAACGCTCCGGACTGCGCATGCTCGGCCCCAACACGAACCTCAACGCCTTCGAGAAGTTCCGCGACGACCTCGACGGCCCGGCGGTCGCCCTCATCACCCAGTCCGGCCACCAGGGCCGCCCGGTCTTCGCCATGCAGGAACTGGGCATCCGGCTCTCGCACTGGGCCCCCACGGGCAACGAGGCCGACCTGGAGACCTCCGACTTCATCTCGTACTTCGCCGAGCGCCCCGAGGTCGGCGCCATCGCCTGCTATGTCGAGGGCCTCAAGGACGGCCGGTCCTTCCTGCTGGCGGCGGACCGCGCGGCACGGGCCGGGGTGCCGGTCGTCGCGGTGAAGGTGGGGCGTACGGAGACGGGGGCCAGGTCCGCCGCCTCGCACACCGGGAAGCTCACCGGCGCGGACCAGGTGGTCGACGCGGCGATGCGGCAGTACGGGGTGATCCGGGTGAACGGGCTGGACGAACTCCAGGACACCTCGGCCCTGTTGGCCCGCGCACGCAAGCCGCAGGCCGAGGGGGTGGTGGTGTACTCGATCTCCGGCGGCACCGGGGCCCACTTCGCCGATCTGGCGACGGCGGCCGGGATCGGGCTTCCGGTCCTCTCGGCGGCGAAACAGGCCGAGCTGCACACCTGGATTCCCGAGTACCTGAACGTCACGAACCCCGTCGACAACGGCGGCCACCCGGTGGGCGACTGGCGCGGACGCAAGATCATCGACGCGATTCTGGCGGACCCCGACGTGGGGGTGCTGATCTGTCCGATCACCGGCCCCTTCCCCCCGATGAGCGACAAGCTGGCCCAGGACCTGGTGGACGCGGCGGAGGCCACGGACAAGCTGGTGTGCGTGGTGTGGGGCTCACCGGTGGGCACCGAGGAGGCGTACCGCACGACGCTGCTCGGCTCGTCGCGGGTGGCCACCTTCCGTACGTTCGGCAACTGCGTGACAGCGGTCAAGGCGTACCTGGACCACCACCGCTTCACCACCGGCTACCGCTCCCCCTTCGACGAGGCCCCCCGCACCCCGTCACCGTCCTACCGCAAGGCCCAGGCCCTGATGCGCCCGCACCAGCAGCTGAGCGAGCACGCGGCGAAGCAGCTGCTGCGGGCCTACGGCATCCGCGTCCCGCGCGAACAGCTGGTGACCAGCGCGGCAGCGGCGGTCCGGGCGGCGGGGCAGGTCGGCTACCCGGTCGTCATGAAGGCGTCCGGCGCGCAGCTCGGGCACAAGACCGAACTCGGCCTGGTGAAGGTCGGCCTGACCTCGGCGAGCCAGGTGCGGGACGCGTACCGGGAGCTGACCGACATCGCCCGGTACGAGTCGGTCGACCTGGACGGCATCCTGGTCTGCCAGATGGTGGATCGGGGGGTGGAGATGGTCGTCGGCGTCACCACCGACGCGCTGTTCGGCCCGACGGTGACGGTGGGGCTCGGCGGGGTGCTGGTGGAGCTGCTGGACGACACGGCCGTACGCGTACCGCCCTTCGGCGAGGACCAGGCCCGGGCGATGCTGGCCGAACTGCGCGGCCACGCCCTGCTGGAGGGCGGCGTCCGGGGCGCGCCTCCGGCGGATGTGGACGCACTGGTGGAGGTGGTCCTGCGGATCCAGCGCATGGCCCTGGAACTGGGCGACCAACTGGCGGAGCTGGACGTGAACCCCCTGATGGTCCTGGGCCGCGGGCAGGGCGCGGTGGCGCTGGACGCGCTGGCGGTCTGCCGCTGA
- a CDS encoding MFS transporter: protein MCAACGVPTHLADLDAALPTGAGAQPVDPAAGIPAGPAGNPSTALSASTPGGGSGGPPPPRFAALRNRDCRPYLFGAALAMMADNIEHVITYWVLWQTFHSPALTGFQVISHWVPFLLLSMWFGSLADRYDCRRIIQAAQVLFMAVSATWGVLFLTDSLHMWEACVLLVLHGMAGSLWSPGEQLMLHDFVGPAELPSAVRLNATFRSLGVLFGPVVGSALLLGLGPTAGIFANVAFYLPLTVFLFRTRFTGHTRDRHSRPRVGVLESLRVLREIGANRTLVSMIILGGLGSFFVGSSLQSSMPIFAHDLGAGGAGTAYGVLLFANGAGGVVGGIVLEATGWVKPHVPAAVISTAVYGLTSLFFALTTSYPLALGLLLIGGVANLASMSIGQTVVQLIAPAADRGRVLGVYGMSANGLRAGSGFTVGLLGAAIGVHASLGFSATALCVGTAAAGLHALRGHRRAAPADAG from the coding sequence ATGTGTGCTGCCTGCGGCGTACCCACCCATCTGGCCGACCTGGACGCGGCCCTGCCCACCGGGGCCGGGGCGCAGCCCGTGGACCCGGCGGCCGGCATACCCGCCGGCCCGGCCGGGAACCCGTCCACCGCCCTGTCCGCCAGTACGCCGGGCGGCGGCTCCGGCGGCCCGCCGCCCCCGAGGTTCGCCGCGCTGCGCAACCGCGACTGCCGCCCGTACCTGTTCGGGGCGGCCCTGGCGATGATGGCCGACAACATCGAACACGTCATCACCTACTGGGTGCTGTGGCAGACCTTCCACTCCCCGGCCCTGACCGGATTCCAGGTCATCAGCCACTGGGTGCCGTTCCTGCTGCTCTCGATGTGGTTCGGCTCCCTGGCCGACCGCTACGACTGCCGCCGCATCATCCAGGCCGCGCAGGTCCTGTTCATGGCCGTCTCGGCGACCTGGGGCGTCCTGTTCCTCACCGACTCGCTGCACATGTGGGAGGCGTGCGTCCTGCTCGTCCTGCACGGCATGGCCGGGTCGCTGTGGAGCCCCGGCGAGCAGCTGATGCTGCACGACTTCGTCGGCCCGGCCGAACTGCCCAGCGCCGTACGGCTGAACGCCACCTTCCGCAGCCTGGGCGTCCTCTTCGGCCCCGTGGTCGGGTCCGCGCTGCTGCTGGGGCTCGGCCCCACGGCAGGCATTTTCGCCAACGTCGCCTTCTATCTGCCGCTGACGGTCTTCCTCTTCCGCACCCGGTTCACCGGCCACACCCGCGACCGTCACAGCAGGCCGCGGGTGGGCGTGCTGGAATCCCTGCGCGTGCTGCGGGAGATCGGCGCCAACCGCACCCTCGTCAGCATGATCATCCTGGGTGGCCTCGGCTCCTTCTTCGTCGGCTCCTCGCTCCAGTCCTCGATGCCGATCTTCGCCCATGACCTCGGCGCGGGCGGCGCCGGAACCGCGTACGGGGTGCTGCTGTTCGCCAACGGCGCGGGCGGGGTCGTCGGCGGCATCGTGCTGGAGGCCACCGGGTGGGTCAAACCCCATGTGCCGGCCGCCGTCATCAGTACGGCCGTCTACGGCCTGACCAGCCTGTTCTTCGCCCTCACCACGAGCTATCCACTAGCGCTCGGGCTGCTGCTCATCGGGGGCGTCGCCAACCTCGCCTCGATGTCGATCGGCCAGACCGTCGTGCAGCTGATCGCCCCTGCCGCCGACCGCGGCCGGGTCCTCGGCGTCTACGGAATGTCCGCCAACGGCCTGCGCGCGGGCAGCGGTTTCACCGTCGGCCTCCTGGGCGCCGCCATCGGGGTCCACGCGTCACTGGGCTTCAGCGCCACCGCCCTGTGCGTCGGCACCGCCGCGGCCGGGCTGCACGCCCTGCGCGGCCACCGGCGGGCGGCCCCGGCCGACGCCGGGTAG
- a CDS encoding methyltransferase encodes MRLLYCHDLAPGTLVVADDANLGSLLPHLEYARTPADGCQSVAFPVEDGMEISCRP; translated from the coding sequence TTGCGTCTACTCTACTGTCATGACCTGGCGCCCGGCACGCTCGTGGTGGCCGACGACGCGAACCTGGGCAGCCTTCTCCCGCACCTGGAGTACGCACGTACCCCGGCAGACGGCTGTCAGAGCGTGGCCTTCCCCGTCGAGGACGGCATGGAGATCAGCTGCCGCCCCTGA
- a CDS encoding TetR/AcrR family transcriptional regulator: MGAEAGTARAGTAGEGAVGAPGRRHHGNRHGRSEIARQAVLEAADDLLAEKGFAGVTMEGIAARAGVAKQTIYRWWSTKTDVLMDAFLEDVAKEPPSPDHGDVARDLRDHLSRLGSFLGDSDPGAVFKALMAQTQHDPVFAADFRARYLDEQRRRDRAPLERAVARGELPADFDVAAETDQIVGPLYYRVLVTGEPVGPEFTGRLVHSFLRRLG, translated from the coding sequence ATGGGAGCTGAGGCAGGAACCGCTCGGGCAGGAACCGCTGGGGAAGGGGCCGTCGGGGCACCGGGTCGGCGCCACCACGGCAACCGGCACGGGCGCAGCGAGATCGCCCGGCAGGCCGTGCTGGAGGCCGCCGACGACCTGCTCGCCGAGAAGGGCTTCGCGGGCGTCACGATGGAAGGCATCGCGGCGCGGGCCGGTGTCGCCAAGCAGACCATCTACCGCTGGTGGAGCACCAAGACCGACGTCCTGATGGACGCCTTCCTGGAGGACGTGGCCAAGGAGCCGCCCTCACCCGATCACGGCGACGTCGCGCGCGACCTGAGGGACCACCTGAGCCGACTGGGGAGCTTCCTCGGCGATTCCGATCCCGGAGCCGTCTTCAAGGCGCTCATGGCCCAGACCCAGCACGATCCGGTATTCGCCGCGGACTTCCGGGCCAGGTATCTGGACGAGCAGCGCCGCCGCGACCGTGCGCCGCTGGAGCGTGCCGTGGCAAGAGGAGAACTGCCCGCGGATTTCGATGTGGCTGCCGAGACCGACCAGATCGTGGGGCCGCTCTACTACCGGGTCCTGGTGACGGGCGAGCCCGTCGGCCCGGAGTTCACGGGCCGGCTCGTCCACTCATTCCTGCGCCGCCTGGGCTGA
- a CDS encoding flavin-containing monooxygenase: MDDTKDDRPVYVIGAGPGGLAAAAALGERGVRAVVLEKSNDVGASWRRHYDRLHLHTTRRLSSLPGLPMPRSFGRWVSRDNVVRYLDKYAEYHGLEIVTGVEVTRITRADGSGWLLHATGGRELTGRAVVVATGYNHTPRQPEWAGADTFSGDLVHAGEYRDAAPYAGRDVLVVGVGNTGAEIAVDLVEGGAGRVRLAVRTVPHIIRRSTAGWPAQRTGILVRRLPTRLVDRAGALMCRISVPDLAELGLPRPDTGLYSRVREGAIPVQDVGLINAVRTGRVEPVAAVDSFEDGKVVLADGTRIQPDAVIAATGYRRALEPLVGHLGVLDGRGRPVTHGRRTPKQAPGLYFTGFTNPISGMFRELAIDARKIAAAIARR, from the coding sequence ATGGACGACACGAAGGACGATCGCCCCGTCTACGTCATCGGCGCGGGGCCGGGCGGACTGGCCGCTGCCGCCGCGCTGGGCGAGCGGGGCGTACGGGCCGTCGTCCTGGAGAAGTCCAACGACGTCGGCGCCTCCTGGCGACGCCACTACGACCGGCTGCATCTGCACACCACCCGGCGGCTCTCGTCGCTCCCCGGGCTGCCGATGCCGCGCTCCTTCGGGCGCTGGGTGTCGCGGGACAACGTCGTGCGGTACCTGGACAAGTACGCCGAGTACCACGGCCTGGAGATCGTCACCGGCGTCGAGGTCACCCGGATCACCCGCGCCGACGGCTCCGGCTGGCTGCTGCACGCGACCGGCGGGCGGGAGCTGACCGGTCGCGCGGTGGTCGTCGCCACGGGGTACAACCACACGCCCCGGCAGCCCGAATGGGCCGGTGCGGACACCTTCTCCGGGGACCTGGTCCACGCGGGCGAGTACCGCGACGCCGCGCCGTACGCGGGCCGGGACGTCCTCGTCGTCGGGGTCGGCAACACCGGCGCCGAGATCGCCGTCGACCTGGTCGAGGGCGGCGCGGGCCGGGTACGCCTCGCCGTCCGCACCGTCCCGCACATCATCCGGCGCTCCACGGCGGGCTGGCCCGCCCAGCGCACCGGCATCCTGGTCCGCAGGCTCCCGACGCGGCTGGTGGACCGGGCGGGCGCGCTGATGTGCCGGATCTCGGTGCCGGACCTGGCCGAACTGGGCCTGCCGCGCCCGGACACCGGCCTCTACTCACGGGTGCGCGAGGGCGCGATCCCCGTGCAGGACGTCGGGCTGATCAACGCGGTACGGACGGGCCGGGTCGAACCCGTCGCGGCCGTGGACTCCTTCGAGGACGGCAAGGTCGTACTGGCCGACGGCACCCGGATCCAGCCGGACGCGGTGATCGCGGCGACGGGCTACCGCCGGGCGCTGGAACCGCTGGTGGGACACCTGGGCGTGCTGGACGGGCGCGGACGGCCGGTGACGCACGGACGCCGCACCCCGAAGCAGGCGCCGGGACTGTACTTCACCGGGTTCACCAATCCGATCAGCGGTATGTTCCGCGAACTGGCCATCGACGCACGCAAGATCGCGGCTGCCATCGCCCGGCGGTGA
- a CDS encoding Zn-ribbon domain-containing OB-fold protein — protein sequence MPEPAAAPAAASAAARAVTPAPATAVAVAARFDLPEPDTFTAPYWAAAAEGRLLIRRCGGCGRPHHYPREFCPHCWSDDVTWEQASGRATLYTWSVVHRNDLPPFGERVPYVAAVVDLAEGPRLMTEMVDCPVDGLRIGMALDVTFRERAPGVCVPVFRAGCGGAP from the coding sequence ATGCCAGAACCCGCAGCAGCACCCGCAGCAGCATCCGCAGCCGCACGTGCTGTTACGCCCGCACCAGCTACCGCTGTTGCCGTCGCCGCGCGGTTCGATCTGCCGGAACCGGACACTTTCACCGCGCCCTACTGGGCCGCCGCCGCGGAGGGCCGCCTGCTCATCAGGCGCTGCGGAGGGTGCGGCAGGCCGCACCACTATCCCCGCGAGTTCTGCCCGCACTGCTGGAGCGACGACGTGACCTGGGAACAGGCGAGCGGCCGGGCCACGCTCTACACCTGGTCGGTGGTGCACCGGAACGACCTGCCGCCCTTCGGGGAGCGTGTCCCGTACGTCGCCGCGGTGGTCGACCTGGCCGAGGGCCCGCGCCTGATGACGGAGATGGTCGACTGCCCGGTGGACGGGCTCCGTATCGGGATGGCCCTCGACGTCACGTTCCGCGAACGGGCGCCCGGGGTGTGCGTGCCGGTGTTCCGGGCCGGGTGCGGTGGAGCGCCGTGA
- a CDS encoding class IV adenylate cyclase: MSAIEYEAKHLDIDPQAMTAHIAEAGGKHVGDQLMRRYVYDTLPAVAGRWIRLRDTGRAVTLCVKEITSDEIDGTSETETTVGDFETAHALLGRMGIAPRSYQENHRSSWLLDGVRLEIDSWPLIPPYLEIEGDDAEHVRSTARRLSIPADSLTSENTTKIYARYGIDLETVADLRFPAELRCGEQNTYL; this comes from the coding sequence GTGTCCGCCATCGAGTACGAAGCAAAGCACCTGGATATCGACCCGCAAGCCATGACTGCCCACATCGCCGAGGCCGGCGGTAAGCACGTCGGCGACCAACTGATGCGCCGATACGTCTACGACACGCTGCCCGCTGTCGCCGGGCGGTGGATCCGCCTTCGGGACACCGGTCGTGCCGTGACCCTGTGCGTCAAGGAGATCACCTCGGACGAGATCGACGGGACCAGCGAGACCGAGACCACCGTCGGCGACTTCGAGACGGCACACGCGCTGCTCGGCCGGATGGGCATCGCCCCCCGCTCCTACCAGGAGAACCACCGCAGTTCCTGGCTGCTGGACGGGGTTCGGCTGGAGATCGACTCGTGGCCCCTGATCCCGCCCTACCTGGAGATCGAGGGCGACGACGCAGAACACGTGCGGTCGACCGCGAGGCGCCTGTCCATTCCGGCCGATTCCCTGACCAGCGAGAACACCACAAAGATCTACGCCCGGTATGGCATCGACCTTGAAACCGTCGCGGACCTGCGATTTCCCGCGGAGTTGAGATGCGGGGAGCAGAACACGTACCTGTGA
- a CDS encoding GNAT family N-acetyltransferase, whose amino-acid sequence MTDIRTQPEVHGFGLGLRAWDAADADVLLRGVTDPEYLRWNTPLGPITDLADAHATIRYRTEGRLRGDLAQYAVTEGGVVVGGVGISGIDRHMCKASVGYWVLPGLRGRGIATRALELCTRWAFEQEGLHRIELGHAVDHIASCRIAERCGYAYEGTRRDGMHQAQRPGTYRDAHLHARLATDPYPDPGPYAGADPDGDLRADAAPGPDSHAGADPDRDPPAGPGTATAPGFTSQ is encoded by the coding sequence ATGACCGACATACGGACCCAGCCGGAAGTGCACGGCTTCGGACTCGGCCTGCGGGCCTGGGACGCCGCCGATGCCGATGTGCTGCTGCGTGGTGTCACCGACCCCGAATACCTGCGCTGGAACACCCCCCTCGGCCCCATCACCGACCTGGCGGACGCCCACGCCACGATCAGGTACCGCACCGAGGGCCGGCTGCGCGGAGATCTCGCGCAGTACGCCGTCACCGAGGGCGGCGTGGTCGTCGGCGGTGTCGGGATCTCCGGCATCGACCGCCACATGTGCAAGGCGTCGGTGGGCTACTGGGTGCTCCCCGGCCTGCGTGGCCGGGGCATCGCCACCCGGGCGCTGGAGCTCTGCACCCGCTGGGCGTTCGAGCAGGAGGGCCTCCACCGCATCGAACTCGGCCACGCCGTGGACCACATCGCCTCCTGCCGGATCGCGGAGCGCTGCGGTTACGCGTACGAGGGCACCCGGCGCGACGGGATGCACCAGGCCCAGCGGCCCGGCACCTACCGCGACGCGCATCTGCACGCCCGGCTGGCCACGGATCCGTACCCGGACCCCGGCCCGTACGCGGGTGCCGACCCGGACGGCGACCTGCGAGCGGACGCCGCCCCCGGCCCCGACTCGCACGCGGGTGCCGACCCGGACCGTGACCCGCCCGCAGGCCCCGGTACGGCCACCGCGCCGGGGTTCACCTCACAGTGA